A window of Fundulus heteroclitus isolate FHET01 chromosome 15, MU-UCD_Fhet_4.1, whole genome shotgun sequence contains these coding sequences:
- the LOC118566104 gene encoding putative nuclease HARBI1, which produces MSYGTFRWLCESLRPYISKAETRMRRPIPVEQKVGAVLWFLGTTSDYRTIAHLFGISRASLCIFVKDVCEAICNHLTPQFVKLPTDREATNIMESFKEKWGYPTCIGAVDGSHIPIVAPQERRVDYFNRKGWYSINMQALVDDRYMFRDLCIGWPGSTPDAHVLVNSQLYQFWENGVFPHIQTEIDGVMVPPVILGDPAYPLLPWLMKPYPENAGTTEAQKKYNLIHSRNRMVVENAFGRLKGRWRRLLKRIDNKTSNVPNVIAACCTLHNICETQGEDFLDQWANEANQPLTNNLVDGDDNPDINNGHDVRNAICRYFASQN; this is translated from the coding sequence ATGAGCTACGGAACCTTCCGATGGCTTTGCGAGTCGCTCAGGCCTTACATCTCCAAGGCAGAAACCAGGATGCGACGGCCTATTCCTGTGGAGCAGAAAGTTGGTGCTGTGTTGTGGTTTCTTGGAACCACGTCAGATTATCGGACCATTGCTCACCTTTTTGGAATATCCAGAGCCTCACTGTGCATCTTCGTCAAGGATGTTTGTGAGGCAATATGCAATCATCTGACGCCACAGTTTGTGAAGCTACCCACTGATAGAGAGGCTACAAATATTATGGagtcatttaaagaaaaatggggATACCCTACTTGCATAGGCGCTGTTGATGGCTCACACATACCCATTGTCGCTCCACAGGAGAGACGAGTTGATTATTTTAATAGAAAGGGCTGGTATAGTATAAATATGCAAGCACTTGTAGACGATAGGTATATGTTTAGAGATCTCTGTATTGGATGGCCGGGAAGCACTCCTGATGCTCATGTTTTAGTTAACTCCCAGCTCTACCAGTTTTGGGAAAACGGTGTGTTCCCGCATATTCAAACAGAAATCGATGGTGTGATGGTACCTCCCGTTATACTTGGCGATCCAGCATACCCTCTCTTACCCTGGCTGATGAAGCCTTATCCAGAAAATGCAGGGACAACTGAAGCCCAAAAAAAGTACAACCTCATCCATAGCCGGAACAGGATGGTGGTAGAGAACGCCTTTGGGCGGCTAAAAGGGAGATGGAGAAGGCTTTTAAAGCGAATCGACAACAAGACATCAAACGTTCCGAATGTCATAGCTGCCTGCTGTACCCTACACAATATCTGCGAGACCCAAGGAGAGGATTTCCTTGATCAGTGGGCCAATGAGGCAAATCAGCCACTTACCAACAATTTGGTCGATGGAGATGATAATCCTGATATTAACAATGGCCACGATGTAAGAAATGCCATCTGTCGTTACTTTGCAAGTCAGAATTAG